A window of the Desulfovibrio oxyclinae DSM 11498 genome harbors these coding sequences:
- a CDS encoding polysaccharide biosynthesis protein, producing MTDAGQALNGKKILVSGACGTIGNELVHQLLNHYSPAEVLCIDNNETELFFLEQRFKQFENARFLLVDVRDFNSLSMIMDGIDVVFHAAAFKHVTLCERSPYEAVQNNIIGVQNITRTAIENGVSKVVFTSSDKAVNPTNVMGTSKLMGERLVTAANAFQREHSTILVSTRFGNVMGSRGSVIPIFHEQIRQGKPITLTDNDMTRFVMSIKRAVQLVIDSAFHACGGEVFITKMPVLRIRDLAEVMVKAVAPMYGHSPDSIPIDVIGVKPGEKMYEELMTGEETRRAIELQEYFVVPPAFRGLYKDISFDYPKVVSDKVDNPYHSGNEPHMSHDEILDFLNEIDVLPQY from the coding sequence ATGACAGACGCTGGACAGGCTTTGAATGGCAAAAAAATTCTCGTTTCCGGAGCCTGCGGGACTATTGGTAACGAACTTGTACATCAGCTGTTGAATCACTACTCTCCGGCTGAAGTGCTGTGTATCGACAACAATGAAACCGAGTTGTTTTTTCTCGAACAACGTTTCAAACAATTTGAGAATGCACGGTTTCTTCTTGTTGATGTGAGAGACTTCAATAGCCTCTCCATGATCATGGATGGCATTGATGTGGTTTTCCACGCAGCAGCGTTCAAGCACGTCACGCTTTGCGAACGTTCTCCGTACGAAGCGGTTCAAAACAATATCATCGGAGTTCAGAACATTACCCGAACCGCAATCGAAAATGGTGTATCCAAAGTCGTCTTCACCAGCTCCGACAAAGCGGTTAACCCCACCAACGTGATGGGCACCTCCAAGCTCATGGGAGAGCGGCTGGTAACGGCAGCCAACGCCTTCCAGCGCGAGCACAGCACAATTCTCGTATCTACTCGCTTCGGCAACGTCATGGGGTCCCGGGGGTCGGTCATTCCCATTTTTCACGAGCAGATTCGCCAGGGCAAACCCATCACTCTGACCGACAACGACATGACTCGGTTCGTCATGAGCATCAAGCGAGCCGTTCAGCTCGTCATTGATTCCGCATTCCACGCTTGCGGCGGAGAAGTGTTCATCACCAAGATGCCAGTCTTGCGCATTCGCGATCTGGCTGAAGTGATGGTCAAGGCCGTCGCGCCCATGTATGGGCATTCTCCGGACTCGATCCCCATAGATGTTATAGGGGTCAAGCCGGGCGAAAAGATGTACGAAGAACTCATGACCGGCGAGGAAACGAGGAGAGCCATTGAACTACAGGAATATTTCGTTGTCCCGCCCGCCTTCAGGGGGCTCTATAAAGACATCAGCTTCGATTACCCGAAAGTGGTCTCTGACAAGGTAGACAACCCATACCATTCAGGCAATGAGCCGCACATGAGCCATGATGAAATTCTCGACTTCCTTAACGAGATAGATGTGTTGCCGCAATATTAA
- a CDS encoding ABC transporter ATP-binding protein yields the protein MSQYDLKNIENLGNRHLLKRCVAYFWPYRWRILVAFLSAIVVSGTTGATAYLVKPAMDDIFVKGDKDALILIPLAYFCVITLKNIARFTQTYIMNVTGFKVLHQLRSELFSKLMTLSIRFFEESRVGMLMSRVLGDVNGIRQSVPAMIMVIREFFTCIGLIGVVIYQDWKMAIIALLVLPMLCYPVILFGKRLRKIGRKLQVQAADINSVAEECLSNIRLIKAFHAEKDEIKSFSKESSGILRLSKKQVLASELSSRIMEMVGGVAVSFVLWYGGSRVLSGESTPGTFFSFVAALIMLYEPIKKINDANKTIQRSLASGERVFGLLDSETILPEEGGDTPFETPLKSLEIENISFSYPTGSEPAIKELTLHVRGGERVAIVGPSGSGKTTLVNLLPRFYDADEGTIRLNGVNVEEYELGSLRRNIGMVSQDAMLFNTTIRANIAYGQDDITDEQVQEAAKAAYAHEFIEGLPAGYDTVCGVRGVKLSGGQKQRLTIARALLKNPALLILDEATSALDTQAERIVQKALDNLMESRTSIVIAHRLSTVLNADKIVVMSKGEVVATGRHEELIESCSLYQTLHRLQFQTELTETEARGMEHEG from the coding sequence TTGTCGCAATACGATCTCAAGAACATAGAAAACCTCGGTAACCGACACCTGCTGAAACGGTGCGTCGCCTATTTCTGGCCGTACCGCTGGCGCATTCTGGTGGCCTTCCTTTCGGCCATCGTGGTTTCCGGAACCACCGGCGCCACAGCGTATCTGGTCAAGCCCGCCATGGACGACATCTTCGTCAAGGGCGACAAGGACGCGCTGATACTCATCCCGCTGGCCTACTTCTGTGTCATCACCCTCAAGAACATCGCGCGCTTCACCCAGACGTACATCATGAACGTCACGGGCTTCAAAGTGCTGCACCAGCTGCGAAGCGAGCTGTTCTCCAAGCTGATGACGCTCTCCATACGCTTTTTCGAGGAAAGCCGCGTCGGCATGCTCATGTCGCGCGTGCTGGGCGACGTCAACGGCATCCGCCAGAGCGTCCCGGCCATGATCATGGTCATCCGCGAGTTCTTCACCTGCATCGGCCTCATCGGCGTTGTCATCTATCAGGACTGGAAGATGGCCATCATCGCGCTTCTGGTACTACCGATGCTCTGCTATCCGGTCATTCTCTTCGGCAAGCGGCTGCGGAAGATCGGGCGCAAATTGCAGGTGCAGGCCGCTGACATCAACTCCGTCGCCGAGGAATGCCTCAGCAACATCCGGCTCATCAAGGCGTTCCACGCAGAAAAAGATGAAATTAAATCCTTTTCCAAGGAAAGCAGCGGCATACTGCGTCTTTCAAAGAAACAGGTGCTGGCGAGCGAACTCTCTTCTCGCATTATGGAAATGGTGGGGGGCGTCGCGGTCAGCTTCGTGCTCTGGTACGGCGGCTCCCGTGTCCTGAGCGGCGAATCCACCCCGGGAACGTTCTTCTCCTTCGTGGCAGCGCTCATCATGCTTTACGAGCCCATCAAGAAGATCAACGACGCCAACAAGACCATCCAGCGGTCCCTCGCAAGCGGCGAGCGCGTCTTCGGCCTTCTCGACTCCGAGACCATCCTGCCCGAAGAAGGCGGGGACACACCCTTTGAAACACCGCTCAAGAGCCTTGAGATCGAGAACATCAGCTTCTCCTATCCCACGGGCTCGGAACCCGCCATCAAGGAGCTCACGCTGCATGTGCGCGGCGGCGAGCGCGTGGCCATTGTTGGTCCCAGCGGATCGGGCAAGACCACCCTCGTGAACCTGCTGCCCCGCTTCTATGATGCGGACGAAGGAACCATCCGCCTCAACGGCGTGAACGTGGAAGAATACGAACTGGGTTCGCTCAGACGCAACATCGGCATGGTTTCGCAGGACGCCATGCTCTTTAACACGACCATCCGGGCCAACATCGCCTACGGTCAGGACGACATCACCGATGAACAGGTACAGGAGGCCGCAAAGGCGGCGTACGCGCACGAATTCATCGAGGGTCTGCCGGCAGGCTACGACACGGTCTGCGGTGTACGCGGCGTCAAGCTCTCAGGCGGCCAGAAGCAGCGCCTGACCATTGCCCGCGCCCTGCTCAAGAATCCGGCGCTGCTCATCCTCGACGAAGCCACCAGCGCACTGGACACGCAGGCAGAACGCATCGTCCAGAAGGCGCTGGACAACCTCATGGAAAGCCGCACGAGCATCGTCATCGCGCACCGGCTTTCCACGGTGCTGAACGCCGACAAGATCGTTGTCATGAGCAAGGGCGAAGTGGTGGCCACCGGCCGACACGAAGAACTCATCGAGTCCTGCTCGCTCTACCAGACACTGCACCGGCTTCAGTTCCAGACGGAATTGACGGAAACAGAGGCGCGTGGCATGGAGCATGAGGGGTAA
- a CDS encoding class I SAM-dependent methyltransferase, with product MIQDQERKTLAMLLRHAAFEQARVLEIGCGGGRVTAMYEPIPALTVGIEPDEIAAGDASRILRKTHILCGSGMDAPFADASFDIVLFTLSLHHHPDSDHALAEACRLLRPGGRILVLEPCAESEIQRLCNIFENENHRLERALGTLAGRKDHCIATEHFETDWTFKDFEDVADYAFGYYGVKDNESQRRAMRDFLGQKGNDSPLGMTDTLRLNVLVP from the coding sequence ATGATTCAGGATCAGGAACGCAAAACACTGGCCATGCTCCTGCGCCACGCCGCTTTCGAACAAGCCCGCGTGCTGGAGATCGGCTGCGGCGGCGGTCGTGTCACCGCCATGTATGAGCCAATTCCCGCCCTCACGGTGGGTATCGAACCCGATGAAATCGCTGCTGGCGACGCCTCGCGCATCTTGAGAAAAACCCACATTCTTTGCGGTTCCGGCATGGATGCGCCCTTCGCGGACGCCTCTTTCGACATCGTCCTTTTCACACTCTCACTGCATCACCACCCGGATTCGGACCATGCGCTCGCAGAAGCCTGCAGGCTGCTTCGGCCCGGAGGAAGGATTCTGGTACTGGAACCTTGCGCCGAGAGCGAAATCCAGCGGCTCTGCAACATTTTCGAAAACGAGAACCATCGGCTTGAGCGCGCGCTGGGCACGCTTGCAGGCAGGAAGGACCACTGCATCGCAACCGAACACTTTGAAACCGACTGGACATTCAAGGACTTCGAGGATGTGGCCGACTATGCCTTTGGGTATTACGGCGTCAAGGACAACGAATCCCAACGAAGGGCAATGCGCGACTTTCTCGGCCAGAAAGGCAACGACTCCCCGCTGGGCATGACGGACACCCTGCGCCTGAACGTGCTCGTGCCCTGA
- a CDS encoding DEAD/DEAH box helicase: protein MQSPVQEYVSALLDSERLGHQVAHHRVLPGGDAHFEKPREPWPRPIVDALGRMGIDDLYSHQVQAHDHIRAGRHVVVATPTASGKTLTYTLPILEQVLRDPDSRSIFLFPLKALAQDQLKNFNDLATYMPEHRRPTAATYDGDTTPHFRKKIRTSPPNALLTNPEMLHLSVLPHHDSWAELLGNLTHIVVDEVHTYRGVLGSHMAMVFRRLIRLCRHYGSNPTFIFCSATVGNPAELCTMLTGLDVKEIRESGAPTGQRHMVFLNPEAGPSQSAIQLLQAALAREMRTIVYCQSRKLTELISLWCAERSGKYRDRISAYRAGFLPEERRDIEHRMAEGDLLAVISTSALELGIDIGGLDLCILVGYPGTVMATQQRGGRVGRARQDSAVCLVAQEDALDQYFMRHPDDFFSRPPESVMLNPFNPAVMDRHLVCAAAELSLYRSDEFLAEPQVLERVETMIEQGALFEAEPDAPGLPAGIVTSRKRPHREVDLRSSGKTLHIEDITRGAEKAPVIGTTDNHRAWLETHPGAVYLHRGNTYVIQEVDDAHGTVRALKRKVGYYTRVRREKSTEILEVLDQRVCFGTRVFLGKLRVTEQVTGYEKRSVRGSKLMGVIPLDAPPSVFTTEGIWFDIPEEIRRRCEEDYRHFMGGIHAFEHAAIGIMPLLVMTDRNDLGGISTPYHEQAGGAAVFVYDGVPGGAGLTRQAFHKADELVETTLKAVRDCPCDLGCPSCVHSPKCGSGNRPIDKSAAIFTLEAIRSGDPDSVQLREIEVGETVSETPAPKRYGVLDIETRFSAQEVGGWGRADRMGVSIACLYDQKHDRIFDYEQHQMGELVEHLRKFDLVIGYNHIKFDYAVLGGLHPFRFRQLPSLDLCADIRNRLGYAIKLDNAAQATLDAAKSADGLQALKWWQEGRLDLITEYCRQDVAVTRDLYLFGREHGHVFFTNKAGQKVKLPVQW, encoded by the coding sequence ATGCAGTCGCCGGTTCAGGAATACGTCAGCGCCCTGCTCGACTCCGAGCGGCTGGGCCACCAGGTGGCGCACCACCGCGTCCTTCCGGGCGGTGATGCGCACTTTGAAAAGCCGCGCGAACCGTGGCCCCGGCCCATCGTGGACGCGCTCGGCCGGATGGGCATCGACGACCTGTATTCGCATCAGGTGCAGGCGCACGATCATATCCGCGCGGGCAGGCATGTGGTGGTGGCGACACCCACGGCAAGCGGCAAGACCCTGACCTACACCCTGCCCATTCTGGAACAGGTGCTGCGCGATCCCGACTCGCGGTCCATCTTCCTGTTCCCGCTCAAGGCGCTGGCGCAGGATCAGCTCAAGAATTTCAATGACCTGGCCACGTACATGCCCGAGCATCGGCGGCCCACCGCCGCCACCTACGACGGCGACACCACTCCGCATTTCCGCAAGAAAATCCGCACCAGTCCGCCAAACGCCCTGCTGACCAACCCGGAGATGCTGCACCTCTCCGTGCTGCCGCATCACGATTCTTGGGCCGAGCTGCTCGGCAACCTGACGCACATTGTGGTGGACGAGGTTCACACCTATCGCGGCGTGCTCGGCTCGCACATGGCCATGGTCTTTCGACGGCTCATCCGGCTGTGCCGCCATTACGGCTCCAACCCGACGTTCATCTTCTGCTCCGCCACCGTTGGCAACCCGGCCGAACTGTGCACCATGCTCACCGGGCTGGACGTCAAGGAAATCCGCGAATCCGGCGCACCAACCGGCCAGCGGCACATGGTCTTCCTCAACCCCGAGGCAGGCCCCTCCCAATCCGCCATCCAACTCTTGCAGGCCGCGCTGGCCCGCGAGATGCGAACCATCGTCTACTGCCAGTCACGCAAACTCACGGAGCTCATCTCCCTGTGGTGCGCGGAACGCTCCGGCAAGTATCGCGACCGCATCTCCGCATACCGCGCCGGATTTCTGCCCGAGGAACGGCGTGACATCGAGCACCGCATGGCAGAGGGCGACCTGCTGGCCGTGATCTCCACCAGCGCCCTGGAGCTTGGCATCGACATCGGCGGGCTCGACCTGTGCATCCTCGTGGGCTACCCGGGCACGGTCATGGCCACCCAGCAACGCGGCGGACGCGTGGGGCGCGCCCGGCAGGACTCCGCCGTCTGCCTCGTGGCGCAGGAGGACGCGCTGGACCAGTATTTCATGCGCCACCCCGACGATTTCTTCTCCCGTCCGCCCGAATCCGTCATGCTCAATCCGTTCAACCCTGCGGTGATGGACCGGCATCTGGTCTGCGCCGCCGCAGAACTCAGCCTGTATCGTAGCGACGAATTCCTCGCCGAGCCGCAGGTGCTGGAGCGCGTGGAGACCATGATCGAACAGGGCGCGCTCTTTGAGGCGGAGCCGGACGCGCCGGGACTCCCGGCCGGTATCGTCACCAGCCGCAAGCGCCCGCACCGCGAGGTGGACCTGCGCAGCTCCGGCAAGACGCTGCACATCGAGGACATCACGCGCGGTGCGGAAAAGGCGCCGGTCATCGGCACCACCGACAACCACCGCGCATGGCTGGAAACGCATCCGGGCGCGGTGTATCTGCATCGCGGCAATACCTACGTCATTCAGGAAGTGGATGACGCCCACGGCACGGTGCGCGCCCTCAAGCGCAAGGTCGGCTACTACACCCGCGTGCGACGGGAGAAATCCACCGAAATCCTCGAAGTGCTCGACCAGCGCGTCTGCTTCGGTACGCGGGTCTTTCTTGGCAAGCTGCGCGTCACCGAACAGGTCACGGGCTACGAGAAGCGCAGCGTGCGCGGCAGCAAGCTCATGGGCGTCATCCCGCTGGACGCGCCGCCGAGCGTCTTCACCACCGAGGGCATCTGGTTCGACATCCCCGAGGAAATCCGGCGTCGCTGCGAGGAGGATTACCGCCACTTCATGGGCGGCATCCACGCTTTCGAGCACGCGGCAATCGGCATCATGCCCCTTCTGGTCATGACTGACCGCAACGACCTCGGCGGCATCTCCACGCCGTATCACGAGCAGGCCGGAGGTGCGGCAGTCTTCGTCTACGACGGCGTTCCCGGCGGTGCCGGACTGACGCGTCAGGCGTTCCACAAGGCAGATGAGCTGGTGGAGACCACTCTCAAGGCAGTTCGCGACTGTCCCTGCGATCTGGGCTGCCCATCCTGCGTCCATTCGCCCAAGTGCGGATCGGGCAACCGCCCCATCGACAAAAGCGCGGCCATCTTCACCCTTGAAGCAATCCGCAGCGGCGACCCCGACTCGGTGCAGCTGCGGGAGATCGAAGTCGGCGAGACCGTTTCCGAAACACCCGCGCCCAAGCGCTACGGCGTGCTGGACATTGAAACCCGCTTTTCCGCCCAGGAGGTGGGCGGCTGGGGCCGTGCCGACCGCATGGGCGTCTCCATCGCCTGTCTCTACGACCAGAAGCACGACAGGATTTTCGACTACGAGCAGCACCAGATGGGCGAACTGGTGGAGCATCTGCGCAAGTTCGATCTGGTCATCGGCTACAACCACATCAAGTTCGACTACGCCGTGCTGGGCGGGCTGCACCCGTTCCGCTTCCGGCAGCTGCCTTCGCTGGACCTGTGCGCGGACATCAGGAACCGGCTCGGCTACGCCATCAAACTGGACAACGCGGCACAGGCCACCCTCGACGCCGCCAAGTCTGCGGACGGGCTTCAGGCCCTCAAGTGGTGGCAGGAAGGCAGGCTCGACCTGATCACCGAATACTGTCGGCAGGACGTGGCGGTGACGCGCGACCTGTACCTCTTCGGCCGCGAGCACGGGCACGTCTTCTTCACCAACAAGGCGGGCCAGAAGGTCAAGCTGCCGGTCCAGTGGTAG
- a CDS encoding ATP-grasp domain-containing protein, whose amino-acid sequence MIILDKPYVSNFLKCSASRQNLPVLDTAQARAMAGDADLRFTPKSSFFPEARTSRIYANSENSLDLIMRELGDSPVAEMIETCKDKALFRDTIADMYPDYQYTRLDVDELDDFDPSSMPLPFIIKPARGFFSLGVHRVEDDDDWPEVKEAILREQDRLNDQYPSEVVNAGTYIVEEAAGGEEYAVDVYWDDGGWPVIINILHHPFGSDDDVSDRLYYTSDEVMHRMLGPVTEFTAQLGKTCGFRNFPAHVEFRRKKNSMLPIEANPLRFAGWCVADITRHAWGFDPYEFYFTNQRPDWPRLLETRAGVTTAMTIGDVPEDVDRKAMTGYDHDAFAALFDKVLELRDIDWKKYPVFALAFSQTANANVPELFNILREDFRKLLL is encoded by the coding sequence ATGATCATACTGGACAAGCCCTACGTCTCGAATTTTCTGAAATGCAGCGCGTCGCGTCAGAACCTGCCGGTGCTCGACACCGCGCAGGCCCGCGCCATGGCGGGCGACGCCGACCTGCGTTTCACGCCCAAATCCTCCTTCTTCCCGGAGGCGCGAACCTCTCGCATCTACGCCAACTCCGAAAACAGCCTCGACCTCATCATGCGCGAGCTGGGCGACAGCCCGGTGGCGGAGATGATCGAGACCTGCAAGGACAAGGCGCTGTTCCGCGACACCATCGCGGACATGTACCCCGACTATCAGTACACCCGCCTCGACGTGGACGAGCTGGACGACTTCGATCCCTCCAGCATGCCGTTGCCGTTCATCATCAAGCCTGCACGCGGCTTCTTCAGCCTCGGCGTACACCGCGTGGAAGATGATGACGACTGGCCCGAGGTGAAGGAAGCCATTCTGCGCGAGCAGGACCGGCTGAACGACCAATACCCGTCGGAAGTTGTCAATGCGGGCACCTACATTGTTGAAGAGGCCGCAGGCGGCGAGGAGTACGCCGTTGACGTCTACTGGGACGACGGCGGCTGGCCCGTGATCATCAACATTCTGCACCACCCCTTCGGCTCGGACGACGACGTGAGCGACCGCCTCTACTACACGTCCGACGAAGTGATGCACCGTATGCTCGGCCCGGTGACGGAGTTCACGGCCCAGCTCGGCAAGACCTGCGGTTTCCGCAACTTTCCGGCGCATGTGGAGTTCCGGCGCAAAAAGAATTCCATGCTGCCCATCGAGGCCAACCCGCTGCGCTTCGCCGGCTGGTGCGTGGCGGACATCACCCGGCACGCATGGGGTTTCGACCCGTACGAGTTCTACTTCACCAACCAGCGCCCGGACTGGCCCCGGCTGCTGGAGACCCGCGCGGGCGTGACCACCGCCATGACCATCGGTGACGTGCCCGAGGACGTGGACCGCAAGGCCATGACAGGCTACGATCACGACGCCTTTGCCGCGCTGTTCGACAAGGTGCTGGAACTGCGGGACATCGACTGGAAAAAATATCCAGTCTTCGCGCTGGCCTTCTCCCAGACCGCCAACGCCAACGTGCCCGAGCTGTTCAACATCCTCAGGGAAGACTTCCGCAAGCTGTTGCTGTAG
- a CDS encoding sigma-54-dependent transcriptional regulator, with the protein MADNILILDDEKNYLLILESLLEDEGYSVTALSDPETGLAYLEDSEVDVVLTDMKMPKLTGQDVLEHVKKRYPHIPVIIMTAFGSIESAVEAMRIGAFDYITKPFANEELLLTLSKAASYARTQQENVRLRQQIKERFGSGNIIARGRGMQQVLEMVHRAAPSKSTVLIQGESGTGKELIARAIHESSPRADKPFVSVNCMALNAGVLESELFGHEKGSFTGATSMRKGRFEQASGGTLFLDEIGELSQEVQVKLLRVLQEHQIERVGGAETIDVDVRVVAATNKNLQEAVTKGEFREDLFYRLNVVSLFLPPLRERREDIPFLAQHFLDKYSKENQIEFSGFSGSAMDYLTAYEWPGNVRQLENVVERCTVLARGDIIEADDLPPEIKDEESQFKSAVDLLPARLNLAETMDKIEGALVRRALVRADFVQVKAAEMLGLSKSNLQYKLKKYGLAGKSK; encoded by the coding sequence ATGGCCGACAACATTCTCATCCTCGACGACGAGAAGAACTACCTTCTGATCCTGGAAAGCCTGCTCGAAGACGAGGGCTACTCCGTGACCGCGCTCTCGGACCCGGAAACGGGTCTGGCCTACCTCGAAGACTCCGAGGTGGACGTGGTGCTCACGGACATGAAGATGCCCAAGCTCACGGGACAGGACGTGCTGGAGCACGTCAAGAAGCGCTATCCGCACATTCCGGTGATCATCATGACCGCGTTCGGCTCCATCGAGTCGGCGGTGGAGGCCATGCGCATCGGCGCCTTCGACTACATCACCAAGCCCTTTGCCAATGAAGAGCTGCTGCTCACCCTGTCCAAGGCCGCGTCCTACGCACGCACCCAGCAGGAGAACGTCCGCCTGCGCCAGCAGATCAAGGAACGCTTCGGCTCGGGCAACATCATCGCCCGCGGCCGGGGTATGCAGCAGGTGTTGGAGATGGTGCACCGCGCCGCGCCGAGCAAGAGCACCGTGCTCATTCAGGGCGAGTCCGGCACGGGCAAGGAGCTCATCGCCCGCGCCATCCACGAGTCCAGCCCGCGTGCGGACAAGCCGTTCGTCTCCGTGAACTGCATGGCGCTCAACGCCGGCGTTCTGGAGTCCGAGCTGTTCGGACATGAGAAAGGCTCCTTCACCGGGGCCACCTCCATGCGTAAGGGCCGCTTCGAGCAGGCTTCCGGCGGCACCCTGTTCCTCGACGAGATCGGCGAACTGAGCCAGGAGGTGCAGGTCAAGCTGTTGCGCGTGCTGCAGGAGCATCAGATCGAGCGCGTGGGTGGTGCCGAGACCATTGATGTGGACGTGCGTGTGGTGGCCGCCACCAACAAGAACCTTCAGGAGGCCGTGACCAAGGGCGAGTTCCGCGAGGACCTCTTCTACCGCCTGAACGTAGTCTCCCTTTTCCTGCCGCCGCTTCGGGAGCGCCGCGAGGACATCCCGTTTCTGGCCCAGCATTTTCTCGACAAATATTCCAAGGAAAACCAGATCGAGTTTTCCGGATTCTCCGGCTCGGCCATGGACTATCTCACCGCTTACGAATGGCCCGGCAACGTGCGTCAGCTCGAAAATGTGGTGGAACGGTGCACGGTTCTGGCGCGCGGCGATATCATCGAGGCCGATGACCTGCCCCCGGAGATCAAGGACGAGGAGTCCCAGTTCAAGAGCGCCGTGGACCTGCTTCCCGCGCGATTGAACCTTGCCGAAACCATGGACAAGATAGAGGGTGCTCTGGTAAGGCGCGCCCTCGTCCGGGCCGACTTCGTGCAGGTCAAGGCAGCCGAGATGCTCGGCCTGTCCAAATCCAACCTGCAGTATAAACTGAAAAAATACGGCCTGGCAGGCAAGAGTAAATGA
- a CDS encoding AMP-binding protein — MNKNEYADYRDFCENYTLEAPENFNFSYDFLDKTAEADPTRTALVHVDDAGNRTEYDFAFFRDQSMRLADALVKRGVKRGDRVMIILYRRVEYWTTMLALHRIGALPIPSPSLLTTKDIVTRVNYANISCVICEDTVADRVEAARDECPDLNLLLQLDGQPADGWESFGKVVTEGTPDFPRTEDAPGGDDPMVIFFSSGTTGLPKMVLHRFDYPVSHFTTGAHWHDLEPGDLHLTLSDTGWAKSVWGKFYGQWMAGAAVFVWDFRGKFEPSDLLDILSENKITTFCAPPTVYRFLVREDLSGWDLSELRHCTTAGELLNESVFHNWKEATGLPIYEGYGQTETTLQIATFKFMEPKPGSIGRPVPGWEIALLDETGAPVPRGEEGEICIRIDKPVLGLFDSYMDEPEKTASVKFDGWYHTGDKAWEDEDGFMWFMGRTDDLIKSSGYRIGPFEVESALITHEAVVEAAVTGVPDPVRGMAVKATVVLAKGFEGSDELTKSIQAHVKSVTAPYKYPRIVEYVKDLPKTISGKIKRKEIREADLKKYQ, encoded by the coding sequence ATGAATAAGAACGAATACGCCGACTACAGGGACTTCTGCGAAAACTACACGCTCGAAGCGCCCGAGAACTTCAACTTTTCCTACGACTTCCTCGACAAGACCGCCGAGGCCGACCCGACGCGCACCGCGCTGGTGCACGTGGACGACGCGGGCAACCGCACCGAATACGATTTCGCCTTTTTCCGCGACCAGTCCATGCGGCTGGCGGACGCGCTGGTCAAACGCGGCGTGAAAAGGGGCGACCGGGTCATGATCATCCTTTACCGCCGCGTGGAGTACTGGACCACCATGCTCGCCCTGCACCGCATAGGCGCGCTGCCCATCCCCTCCCCCTCGCTGCTGACCACCAAAGACATCGTCACCCGCGTCAATTACGCGAACATTTCCTGCGTGATCTGCGAGGACACCGTGGCCGACCGCGTGGAGGCCGCTCGGGACGAATGTCCGGACCTGAACCTGCTGCTGCAGCTCGACGGCCAGCCCGCCGACGGATGGGAATCCTTCGGCAAGGTCGTCACCGAGGGCACGCCGGACTTCCCGCGTACCGAGGATGCGCCCGGCGGAGACGATCCCATGGTCATCTTCTTCAGCTCCGGCACCACCGGGCTGCCCAAGATGGTCCTGCACCGCTTCGACTATCCGGTGAGCCACTTCACCACCGGCGCGCACTGGCACGACCTCGAACCCGGCGACCTGCACCTGACCCTGTCCGACACCGGCTGGGCCAAATCGGTCTGGGGCAAGTTCTACGGCCAGTGGATGGCCGGGGCCGCCGTTTTCGTCTGGGACTTTCGCGGCAAGTTCGAACCTTCGGACCTGTTGGACATCCTGAGCGAGAACAAGATCACCACCTTCTGCGCGCCGCCCACGGTCTACCGTTTCCTCGTGCGCGAGGACCTGAGCGGCTGGGATCTCTCCGAGCTGCGCCACTGCACCACTGCGGGCGAACTGCTCAACGAGTCCGTATTCCACAACTGGAAGGAGGCCACCGGCCTGCCCATCTATGAAGGATACGGCCAGACCGAGACCACCCTGCAAATCGCCACCTTCAAGTTCATGGAACCCAAGCCCGGCTCCATCGGCCGTCCGGTTCCCGGCTGGGAGATCGCTTTGCTCGACGAGACCGGCGCACCCGTGCCGCGCGGCGAAGAAGGCGAAATCTGCATCCGCATTGACAAACCGGTACTCGGCCTGTTCGACAGCTACATGGACGAGCCAGAAAAGACCGCCTCGGTGAAATTCGACGGCTGGTACCACACCGGCGACAAGGCATGGGAGGACGAGGACGGCTTCATGTGGTTCATGGGCCGCACCGACGACCTCATCAAGAGCTCCGGCTACCGCATCGGCCCCTTTGAGGTGGAATCCGCGCTCATCACCCATGAGGCCGTGGTGGAGGCCGCCGTCACCGGCGTTCCCGATCCGGTCCGGGGCATGGCGGTCAAGGCCACCGTGGTGCTCGCCAAGGGCTTCGAGGGTTCGGATGAGCTGACCAAGAGCATTCAGGCTCACGTGAAGTCCGTGACCGCACCGTACAAGTATCCACGCATCGTGGAATATGTTAAGGACCTGCCCAAGACCATCTCGGGCAAGATCAAGCGCAAGGAGATCCGCGAGGCGGATCTGAAGAAATATCAGTAG